The segment accgctctgcagatatcagttatattatacagcagtgacatcaccgatctgcagatatcagttatattatacagcagtgacatcaccactctgaaaatatcagttatattatacagcagtgacatcaccgctctgcagatatcagttatattatacggcagtgacatcaccgctctgcagatatcagttatattatacagcagtgacatcaccgctctgcagatatcaattatattatacagcagtgacatcaccgctctccagatatcagttatattatacagcagtgacatcaccgctctgcagatatcagttatattatacagcagtgacatcaccgctctccagatatcagttatattatacagcagtgacatcaccgctctgcagatatcaattatattacacagcagtgacatcaccgctctgcagatatcagttatattacacagcagtgacatcaccgctctgcagatatcagttatattatacagcagtgacatcaccgctctccagatatcagttatattatacagcagtgacatcaccgctctccagatatcagttatattatacagcagtgacatcaccgctctgcagatatcagttatattatacagcagtgacatcaccgctctgcagatatcagttatattatacagcagtgacatcaccgctctccagatatcagttatattatacagcagtgacatcaccgctctgcagatatcagttatattatacaggaggtgacatcaccgctctgcagatatcagttatattatacagcagtgacatcaccgctctgcagatatcagttatattatacagcagtgacatcaccgctctgcagatatcagttatattatacagcagtgacatcaccgctctgcagatatcagctatattatacagcagtgacatcaccgctctgcagatatcagttatattacacagcagtgacatcaccgctctgcagatatcagttatattatacaggaggtgacatcaccgctctgcagatatcagttatattatacagcagtgacatcaccgctctgcagatatcaattatattatacagcagtgacatcaccgctctgcagatatcagttatattatacagcactgacatcaccgctctgcagatatcagttatattatacaggaggtgacatcaccgctctgcagatatcagttatattatacagcagtgacatcaccgctctgcagatatcagttatattatacagcagtgacatcaccgctctccagatatcagttatattatacagcagtgacatcaccgctctgcagatatcagttatattatacagcagtgacatcaccgctctgcagatatcagttatattatacagcagtgacatcaccgctctgcagatatcagttatattatacagcagtgacatcaccgctctgcggatatcagttatattatacagcagtgacatcaccgctctgcagatatcagttatattacacagcagtgacatcaccgctctgcagatatcagttatattatacagcagtgacatcaccgctctgcagatatcagttatattatacagcagtgacatcaccgctctgcagatatcagttatattcagTCACAGATGTTTCGGGGTCTTTGGGGCGTCCAGTTACCCCTGTGGTGGGGGGTCATGTCCAGTCTTTCCGCTCGGTGGAGTCTATgtcgggattgcggtcagctccagGAGTCGGTGTAATATCCTCTTCTGTCCATATCGCACATGGAGGGAGTATCGCTGCCGGTGGCTGAGCTCCCGGAAGGCAGCGTCGTTGTCCAGTACAGCCTGGTCGCTGCGCAGGTCGCTCGCGTACGCCTGTAGGGTGAGTTCTGCGGTTCTATGGAGGAGTCTGCGCCAGGACGGGGGCAGTTGTGAGATCTCCTGGTTACTTAGCGTCTCCTCGTCTTCATCATCCTCCCATCCGTCATTCTCCTTGTACTCTACAAACTCCtctggagacatgcacagcagctgGAAGAGAGGAGCGCGGCGGTGAGAGGTGGGCTATGTCCGCACTGGGCTGTGGCAGGTAATGGGTCTGTGAGGCGGGGGATGGGGATATTCTAGCTCACCTTCAGACATGTCCTCAGCTCATCCTCTGTCAATGCTCCATCACAGCCGAACACAAGAGCTCCCTCCTCCCCGGCCACGTCCATGTGACGGAGCAAGGTCCAGCGCTCCAGGACCTGCGTCCGCTGCTCCGGTGTCTCTGTGTCTAGAGTGAGGGCAATCGTGAGGCATCCTCCATGGTAGAGGGACACGGCAGCCAGCAGCACTTACCCAGCAGAGCGGCCTCCTGTAGGGTCAGCATCGGGATGTCGGCCGTCTCGTGGCTGTTGTTGGGGTGACGCTCTGAGAAGCCGTACATGTGCAGCAGCTGCCAGTTTCCCATCTCTCCATAAGTGTTGAAGAGCTCCTGCCCTGCCATCACCGGCCGCGTGGTCACCATCCGCAAACACTCCTGTCACAAGAGAAGTAAGAACGCCGCTGTCACCCAACATGGCCACACCGAGGACATGGCCAGACTGAGGACATGGGCACACCGAGGACATGGCCAGACTGAGGACGTGACCACATCGAGGACATGGCCAGACTGAGGACGTGACCACATCGAGGACATGGCCAGACTGAGGACGTGACCACATCGAGGACATGGCCAGACTGAGGACATGACCACACCGAGGACATGGCCATACCGAGGACGTGACCACACCGAGGACATGGCCAACTGACATGGCCACACCGAGGACATGGCCATACCAAGGATGTGACCACACCGAGGACGTGGCCAGACCGAGGATGTGACCACACCGAGGACATGGCCAGAACGAGGATGTGACCACACAGAGGACATGGCCATACCGAGGATGTGACCACACCGAGGACATGGCCATACCGAGGATGTCACCACACCGAGGACATGGCCATACCGAGGACGTGACCACACTGAGGACATGGCCAGACTGAAGACATGACCAGACTGAGGACATGACCAGACCAAGGACGTGGCCACACCGAAGACGTGACCACACCGAGGACATGGCCAGACCGAGGACGTGGCGAGACCGAGGACATGGACAGACCGAGGACGTGGCCAAACAGGCGACGTGGCCAGACAGAGGACGTGGCCAGACAGAGGACGTGGCCAGACAGAGGACGTGGCCAGACAGAGGACGTGGCCAGACCGAGGACGTGGCCAGACCAAGGACGAGGCCACGAAAAACCCACCGGTGTGAACTCCAAGTGTGCGTTGTGGTGCGCAACATGATTCAGTAAATCTGCCACTGGAACCATCATTGGTGGGGGGGGTTCCTTCCCAGAATCCTCTTCGTCGTCCAGTGGCTCCTGGAAACTGTAATGTAATATCCAAGAAGATGGTCTGAAAACATCGCTGCGTAGCAGCTCACAAGGAAAGCGGTGTCTGTGCCCAAATTGGATACTCTACGCTCGGCCCAGCTTCCACCCTGTATCGGTGCCTCTGACCTCGGCTGCTCTCCCCTGTATCGGTGCCTCTGACCTCGGCTGCTTTCCCCTGTATCGGTGCCTCTGACCTCGGCTGCTCTCCCCTGTATCTGTGCCTCTGACCTCGGCTGCTCTCCCCTGTATCTGTGCCTCTGACCTCGGCTGCTCTCCCCTGTATCGGTGCCTCTGACCTCGGCTGCTCTCCCCTGTATCGGTGCCTCTGCCCTCGGCTGCTCTCCCCTGTATCGGTGCCTCTGACCTCGGCTGCTCTCCCCTGTATCGATGCCTCTGCCCTCGGCTGCTTTCCCCTGTATCGGTGCCTCTGCCCTCGGCTGGTCTCCCCTGTATCGGTGCCTCTGCCCTCGGCTGCTCTCCCCTGTATCGGTACCTCTGCCCCCGTCTGCTCTCCACTGTATCCGGTACCTCTGACCTCGGCTGCTTTCCCCTGTATTGGTACCTCTACCCTCGGCTGCTCTCCCCTGTATCGGTACCTCTGCCCCCGGCTGCTCTCCCCTGTATCGGTGCGTCTGCTCTCGGCTGCTCTCCCCTGTATCGGTGCCTCTGCTCCCGGCTGCTTTCCCCTGTATCGGTGCCTCTGCCCTCGGCTGCTTTCACCTGTATCGGTGCCTCTGCTCTCGGCTGCTCTCCCTTGTATCGGTACCTCTGCCCTCGGCTGCTCTCCCCTGTATCGGTACCTCTGCCCCCGGTTGCTCTCCCCTGTATCGGTACCTCTACCCCCAGTTGCTTTCCCCTGTATCGGTGCCTCTGCCCTCGGCTGTTCTCCCCTGTATCGGTACCTCTGACCCTGGCTGCTCTCCCCTGTATCGGTGCCTCTGCCCCCGGTTGCTCTCCCCTGTATCGGTACCTCTGCCCCCAGTTGCTTTCCCCTGTATCGGTGCCTCTGCCCTCGGCTACTCTCCCCTGTATCGGTGCCTCTGCTCTCGGCTGCTCTCCCCTGTATCGGTGCCTCTGCCCTCGGCTGCTCTCCCCTGTATCGGTGCCTCTGCCCTCGGCTGCTCTCCCCTGTATCGgtgtgttgaggaggacctttacatcaaatacttaattaaccttttgataagggattgtgggaaatatatcgttttgccttacataattcaggtttcagatcatataaatgacacagatataaagatggccgctgtttcctgttatccacaccttgcttggaatgcaaggaatgtccagatgaaagaagacctccatataagggaagactggtcaagctggaaatcacagaccaaaccatcagcatggatgcaccagatgacgtccctcccatcgtcatggtttcatccactggagtcagacccgcccatcaacagcaacacggatctccccattggctagctcatgaactgtcccactaaatatgcatatctgaacttgtgtacgcccctagcctatatcaagaggacgcatgagtcccctctgtctgttttggtgccattttctactgtgaccaagaagagacttcatatccgactgtgtctggtgtgaattcttttatgcatgcacttggcccatatcaattcggccaggcaataggcaactagtgatctctggttaagagttcaaccTAACATTATTGGCGCCAACGTGGAGCCATCAGACGTCGACACCCGGAAACCCTTGGAATCGGCAATTGGAACGGCAGGACGAGCCCCACACCTTGAGAAAGGAGATTGATCGCCTCCTAACATTATTTTgcacggtaagtctgctgatttttataatctgtagtcttccctgtGTATTctcggggtgtgtggcactgattgcctgactgtgtccggttttcagggtctctgtacacggcagacgggtctcacggctgctGGCCATATTAATTGCGGAAGAACCATCACGTGTTTAGTTGCCTGTTGCCTGTTTTGTGTTGCCtcaaggggagattgactggtagttaagagAGCAAGTGGGTtttgagttctgttagttgtcgcctgtgatatggtttgtggttctagtggagacttaagtagttaatacggttggtacaagacctagagatatagcgcGGTTTTAATTggccaggttaggcacgtgttttccacGGACTCAcgagtctgtgttatagaggctagttaacaaatcctccaagagaggcaggttaacggaagtctgtgttatagaggctagttaacaaatcctccaagagaggcaggttaacggacgtctgtgttatagaggctagttaacaaatcctccaagagaggcaggttaacggaagtctgtgttatagaggctagttaacaaatcctccaagagaggcaggttaacggaagtctgtgttatagaggctagttataagtcctccaagagaggcgaatcagccggtatagacaccttgtaatcaggggtgatactaggtggttttatttttttgtatattacggaacgcagaaatcagacagggatcaCTAGGCAGAACAAGGACTGGTTTGGAAGTGTATGCTGAAAATCCTAggctttctttagtgtttcagttgtgtcATCTCCCCATCTttttgtctgtttttgtctgttattcttatcttggtctgcatagagaaagattgtttggtgttgtttatcttgggagaggatggaaaaattgatgaagttTTGTCGTATTGGCAGTAAGCCAAATTCAGATGGCAAATTAGACCCATGCACATTAGTTGCAGATCGTGAAGGGAAGAGTCATATAAAACAATGTAGAAAACTCATGAAATTGTGTGGGATGCCAGCAGGAGGaagattgcagcctttagagtggaAGCTTGTGTTAACAGAGAGAAAAGGTGTTTTGGAAGACAATGGATTGCTATCTGCGGCTTGTGCATGGGGAAGAGTTTCTGAAAGATTATATAGAGAGAACTGGGTAGAAGAAGTGAGGAAAAAGAAAGACAAAGTTTTAAATTATGTGTATTACAAGACTATACCTTGTGAGCGACCACCTCCATATAATGCTGATGCTGTGGTATGGACCTGTTCTGGTTGTAGTTGTAGAAATTCGGATGAGAATAAATTTTGTTGTGGATGTGGTGACTCTAGGCCGCGAAATGGTGGACAAAAGCCATGTGCTGAATCTGCtggtggccatcttggaggaggaacatgtgctacttccaatgacggccatcttggaggaggaacatgtgctacttccagtgtcggccatcttggaggaggaacatgtgctacttccagtgtcggccatcttggaggaggaacatgtgctacttccagtgtcggccatcttggaggaggaacatgtgctacttccagtgtcggccatcttggaggaggaacaggtgctacttccagtgtcggccatcttggaggaggaacatgtgctacttccagtgtcggccatcttggaggaggaacatgtgctacttccaatgacggccatcttggaggaggaacatgtgctacttccagtgtcggccatcttggaggaggagcaggtgccacttccagtgtcagccattttgttgaagacaaatgtgctcgacccggtggtagccattttgttgaagacaaatgtgctctccctggtggtagccattttgttggaGACAAATGTGCTGTCCCCAGTGGCACCCGCCCAGATTCCCTCTACCCCGTAATGACCATTAATGGTCAGTACTACATCCCTCTGGGAAGTGAACAGACATTACCCACATTTCCTGTCACAACGATTTCCAGTGAAGCATCAACCCTTTCCCCCACCACTTCCGCTGTGAATCCAGCTATCCTCCCACCTGGATCATCCCCAGCACCAACACTTTCCACTGTCACTTCCGCTGCTAATTTAGCTGCACAACCACAGGAATCACTCTCAGCACCAACCCTTTCCACTGTCACCTTTGAGGTCAATCCAGACACACACTCACGTGAGCCACTCCAAGCAGCAACCTTTCCTCCCAACACTTCTGATGCAACAGTACTCTCACGCTCATGCAGTCTCTCTAATACCACTCCCGGTGCCTCGAGGGTCCTTTCACAACCGAGTGCACATCTATATGGGACGGTAGCCACTGTATCAGATGAAGGCACAATTTGGGAAGGGAACACTAATACCACAGGGAGCATAGGGGGAAGGGAATACTGGCAACCAGTTCTTGAAAAAGAGATTCCAGAGGGACCTTTATTGGTGGTGGGTAAGGGTGACATAACAACAATGGAGACAGACGCTATTGTCAATGCTGCAAATTCTCATTTAAAACACGATGGAGGTATAGCTAGAGCTATAGTGGAGGCAGGAGGGGCGACTATTCAAGCTGACAGTCGAGTCATTGTTGAGTCACGTGGGCAGATAGCTATTGGGGACATAGCAGTGACTAAACCTGGCAGTCTTCCCTGTAGATTGATTATACACGCTGTGATATCTACTTTTGACCCCATGCATCCAGACGTTAGTACACAACAACTTCGCACAGCAATAACTCGCACTTTAGAATATGCGAATACTAGTCAGCAGATTGAAACCCTGACAATCCCCGCTATTGGTTCTGGCATTTTTGGATATCCCATTCATGCATGCGCAAGAGAGATAGTAGGCGTTATAATGAACAAATGCAGCCCCCCAAACATTTGCTGTCTCTCTGAAATCAGGTTAATTAGTAATGAAAACCGGATAGTAAAAGCTCTCAAGACTGCCTGCCTCACCTGGACTCCACCTCATGATATAGGAACTGTTCAGTCGGAAACTCTCTTTCCAGGCTTaccacctcctcctgctcctctcatACAAGTGTCAATGCCCACATTCCCGCTGCCACCTCCAATCCCACCGCTGGTGCCATTGCCAATAACAGGAAATCTCACGTCTGGAGAGCCCACCCTCTACGTCAAGTTTACACCACAGCAAGCTGCTACTTTATTGAACCAGCTTCCAGATCCAGAAAAGCAGCCGATGCCTTTCTACAGAAGTATGCTTCAAATCCAGAGGAATTACTCTGCAACGTGGCAGGATCTTATTTCCCTGGCAAATCTGAAAGCGGGTGACGCGTACTGGCCTGTTATGGAAACTGCATTCAATGATGCTGCACTTGTCAGTGACACCACGTGGGACTCCGGTGTTGAGTTCTGTCAACAACTTAAAACATGGGCAACAGATAAGCTGGCTGATCAGTCAACATCTTTTAAGGAGGTCACACAAGAACCAGGAGAATCAGTGGAGAGATATCATGCTCGTTTAACCCAAATGTTTAATGACCTCGGTTTCAGTAACCAAATTAAAATTCAACGAACATTGCTTGTCTCCTCTTTTGTTGAAGGCCTTCGAGAAGCCCTAAGGAAGCAATTTCAAGCAATCAGACCTGAATATGCCACATTGGATCCTAAGGATGTCTTAACGATAGCTAAGGGGTTCGAGAAAATACTCCCTGAGAAAACTACAACAACCTCAAATAAGAAAACCCACATTCTATGGACTGCTGTGCAGAATCAAAACCAGGAGCCTTCATTACCTCGTGCCAAAGTAATCTGCTTCAATTGTGGTAACCCAGGTCACTACAGACGTGATTGTAAAGCCCCTTTTCAAGAACGTAGATTGAGACACCGCAATGAGGACAATCGCAGATACAACTATTCTCATCGCAATGATCAATATTACGACCATCCATCGCAAGCTCAGACTCATGCTAACCATACCGCTGCTCTGATGCATCTAAGTAACCAATAGGACAGGGGCAAGCCCGTGTCCACTACTTTGGCTTCTACGTCTGGTCCAATAGCCAAAGTAACAATCAACGTTCAAGGCAAACCCTTACCGTTTCTTGTGGATACAGGTGCAGCCAGAAGTGTAATCAGATTACAGGACCTGCCATTTCCCGATCTGATATCCTCTGAAGCAGTAACCTGTGTGGGAGTAGACGGTAAGCCTACTTCTAACAAGCTTACCCGTGACGTACAGGTTGGACCATACGAAGATGTATTTATGCGCCTGGTGGTATCCCCCACTTGTCCCACTAACCTTCTGGGAGCAGACCTTCTCCAAAGATTGAGAGCGACTATCAACTATTCA is part of the Anomaloglossus baeobatrachus isolate aAnoBae1 unplaced genomic scaffold, aAnoBae1.hap1 Scaffold_142, whole genome shotgun sequence genome and harbors:
- the SETD6 gene encoding N-lysine methyltransferase SETD6 isoform X2, with protein sequence MSPESKRQKFGGDAALPLPRFLQWCQKVAIQLNPKVYVSTEHSVWRYGLLTRQDLAAGEVICSIPRSALLSQHTTRIQGLLEKGQENLSSRSGWVSLLIALMYEATDASSPWAPYFGLWPQQSPPDLPMFWSEDERLQLLKGTGVPEAVKKDLENMEQEYTAIVLPFIRRHPNMFCPHKHSLDLYKRLVAFVMAYSFQEPLDDEEDSGKEPPPPMMVPVADLLNHVAHHNAHLEFTPECLRMVTTRPVMAGQELFNTYGEMGNWQLLHMYGFSERHPNNSHETADIPMLTLQEAALLDTETPEQRTQVLERWTLLRHMDVAGEEGALVFGCDGALTEDELRTCLKLLCMSPEEFVEYKENDGWEDDEDEETLSNQEISQLPPSWRRLLHRTAELTLQAYASDLRSDQAVLDNDAAFRELSHRQRYSLHVRYGQKRILHRLLELTAIPT
- the SETD6 gene encoding N-lysine methyltransferase SETD6 isoform X1 gives rise to the protein MCMTSPDDALYQFGVCCLQFGGDAALPLPRFLQWCQKVAIQLNPKVYVSTEHSVWRYGLLTRQDLAAGEVICSIPRSALLSQHTTRIQGLLEKGQENLSSRSGWVSLLIALMYEATDASSPWAPYFGLWPQQSPPDLPMFWSEDERLQLLKGTGVPEAVKKDLENMEQEYTAIVLPFIRRHPNMFCPHKHSLDLYKRLVAFVMAYSFQEPLDDEEDSGKEPPPPMMVPVADLLNHVAHHNAHLEFTPECLRMVTTRPVMAGQELFNTYGEMGNWQLLHMYGFSERHPNNSHETADIPMLTLQEAALLDTETPEQRTQVLERWTLLRHMDVAGEEGALVFGCDGALTEDELRTCLKLLCMSPEEFVEYKENDGWEDDEDEETLSNQEISQLPPSWRRLLHRTAELTLQAYASDLRSDQAVLDNDAAFRELSHRQRYSLHVRYGQKRILHRLLELTAIPT